From Coffea arabica cultivar ET-39 chromosome 10e, Coffea Arabica ET-39 HiFi, whole genome shotgun sequence, one genomic window encodes:
- the LOC113710996 gene encoding protein CELLULOSE SYNTHASE INTERACTIVE 3-like produces the protein MSKSSSPKSRVKNASSSCHTRRDSNGAAELDDPERTMSRVAKFIEQLHANKSSPPEKELITANLLGICKARKEARALIGSHAQAMPLFISLLRTGTVLAKTNVAATLSVMCRDEDLRVKVLLGGCVPPLLTILKSESIEARKAAAEAVYAVSAVGLSDDHVGMKIFVTEGVVPTLWEQLNPKRKQDKVVEGFVTGALRNLCGDKDGYWTATLEAGGVDTIVRLLSSDNTVTQSNAASLLARVVLAFSDSIPKVIDSGAVNTLLKLLDQQNDVTVRANAADALEALSSKSASAKKSIVEAQGIPVLIGAVVAPSKEGMQGEGGQDLQRHATKALANICGGMSALILYLGELSKSPRLAAPVADIIGALAYSLMVFEQDAEEETFDATKIENSLVTLLKPRDNKLVQERLFEAMASMYGNSHLSKTISQPVAKKVLIGLITMAFGDAQESLILSLIRFCCDNVGIWEAIGKREGIQLLMSFLGLSSEQHQEYAVKFLRILTDQVDDSKWAITAAGGIPPLVQLLEMGSQKAREDAAYILWNLCCHSEDILNCVESADAIPAFLWLLKNGGSEGQKASAKVLTKLIRVPDSSIINQLLVLLLGDSPSSKAHVIKVLGHVLAMASHSDLVQIGAAANKGLRSLVQALNSSNEKTQEHAASVLADLFTTRHDICDNFATDEVIDRCMKLLTSKTHGIATQSARALGALSRPTKTNSSKQKSYIAEGDVKPLIKMAKTLSIDSAETAVAALANLLSDTQIAAEALAEDVVSALTRVLGEGSPDGKKNASRALHQLLKHFPLGDVLTSSAQCRFAVLAVLDALNEMDMDGNDVNDALDLVSLLARTKQGMNFSYPLWSALPDIPAALEALVKCLSMGPPQVQDKVIEILSRLCRDQPTVLSDSLMTQLESISALANRIMNSTSLEVKVGGAALLICAAKEHRVQLMDILDAYGYLKALIYSLVDLMKQNSSCSSLEIEVRTPRGFSERTAFREVNEFEIPDPATVLGGTIALWLLAIISSFHVKNKLTVFEAGGLDVLSEKLAVYISNSQAEFQDTEGIWISSLLVAILFQDANVVLSPAAMHLIPSLTLLLKSEEVIDRFFAAQAMASLVSHGNKGLNLAVANSGAVAGLITLVGHIESDIPNLVALSDEFSLVRNPDEVVLELLFEIEDVRIGSTARKNIPLLVDLLRPMPDRPGAPPVAVQLLTRIADGNDANKLIMAEAGALDALSRYLSLSPQDLTEATISELLRILFSNPDLLQYEATISCTHQLVAVLHLGSRSARLSAARALDELFDAEHIRNSETASQAFQPLLDMLGSASGSEQQAAFSALIKLTWGNNSKAVLSAETEENPLDNLHKILVSSSSLELKSNAAELCFVFFSNAKFREMQIAAEFLKPLLSLIESGTDSAMEAGICAFEKLLDDEQLVELVSAYDVVDLLVHLISGSNHRLIEASICTLIKLGKDRTPRKLDMVKAGIIDSCLALLPTAPSTLCSTIAELFRILTNSSAISKSSAAAKIVEPLFLLLLRADFNLWGQHSALQALVNILEKPQSLATLKLTPSQIIEPLITFLESPSQAIQQLGTELLSHLLEQEHFKQDITTKNAIVPLVQLAGIGILSLQQTAIKALESISLSWPEAVADAGGIFELARVIIQDEPEPSDTLLESAALVLSNVLRSNPDYYFKVPLVVLVKMLHSVQEGTVKLALDALIVQEKTDAASAELMVEAGAVDPLLDLLRSHQCEEASGKLIEALFNNARVREMKVSKYAIAPLAQYLLDPQTRSQSGRLLAALALGDLSQHEGLARASSSVSACQALISLLEDQPTEEMIMVAICALQNFVMHSRTNRRAVAEAGGILVIQEMLLSANSDIAVQAALLIKFLFSNHTLQEYVSNDLIRSLTAALEKELWASASTNEEVLRTMHVIFTNFPKLHISEAATLSIPHLVAALKSDNEAAQDSALNTLCLLKHSWSTMPIDVSKSQAIIAAEAIPILQSLMKTCPPSFHDRADSLLHRLPGCLTVTINRAKNLKQVMGGTNAFCRLTIGNGPARQTKVVSHNMCPEWKESFTWAFDIPPKGQKLHIICKSKSAFGKTTLGRVTIQIDKVVSEGTYSGEFSLRHDSNKDGSSRTIEIEITWSNRLSDETV, from the exons ATGTCAAAGTCTTCATCCCCTAAATCCAGGGTTAAAAATGCTTCATCTTCTTGTCATACTAGAAG GGATTCAAATGGAGCTGCAGAATTGGATGATCCAGAAAGGACAATGTCTAGAGTGGCTAAATTTATTGAGCAGCTACATGCAAACAAGTCATCACCACCTGAGAAGGAGCTCATTACAGCCAACTTGCTTGGTATATGTAAAGCTAGAAAGGAAGCCCGGGCTCTTATTGGATCTCACGCCCAAGCAATGCCATTGTTTATATCCCTTCTTAGAACTGGCACTGTTTTGGCAAAAACTAACGTAGCCGCTACTTTAAGTGTGATGTGCAGAGATGAAGATTTACGAGTGAAGGTACTCCTAGGTGGTTGTGTCCCTCCTTTATTAACAATTTTAAAGTCAGAATCAATTGAAGCAAGGAAGGCAGCTGCAGAGGCAGTATATGCTGTTTCAGCTGTTGGACTTTCAGATGATCATGTTGGCATGAAAATATTTGTCACAGAAGGGGTAGTGCCCACTTTATGGGAGCAACTAAATCCCAAAAGAAAGCAGGACAAAGTGGTAGAAGGCTTTGTCACAGGGGCTTTGAGAAATCTTTGTGGAGACAAAGATGGTTATTGGACTGCAACGCTGGAGGCTGGTGGAGTGGACACTATTGTGAGGCTTCTATCTTCAGACAATACTGTGACTCAATCTAATGCTGCTTCTCTCTTGGCCCGTGTAGTCCTGGCTTTTAGTGATAGCATTCCTAAAGTAATTGATTCTGGAGCAGTTAACACTTTGCTTAAACTCTTGGATCAACAAAATGATGTTACTGTGCGTGCCAATGCAGCTGATGCTCTGGAGGCTCTTTCTTCCAAATCAGCAAGTGCTAAGAAATCTATTGTCGAGGCTCAGGGAATTCCAGTACTGATTGGGGCTGTTGTTGCTCCTTCTAAGGAAGGAATGCAAGGAGAGGGAGGACAGGATCTTCAGCGGCATGCAACAAAAGCCTTGGCAAATATATGCGGAGGGATGTCAGCTCTAATACTTTATCTTGGAGAGCTCTCGAAGTCTCCACGCTTGGCTGCTCCAGTTGCTGATATAATTGGAGCACTTGCTTATTCTCTCATGGTTTTTGAGCAGGATGCTGAGGAGGAAACATTTGATGCAACCAAGATTGAGAACAGCTTAGTAACACTATTAAAACCACGTGATAACAAGCTGGTCCAGGAGCGACTTTTTGAGGCCATGGCTAGCATGTATGGAAATTCTCATCTATCAAAAACAATTAGTCAACCGGTGGCAAAGAAGGTGCTAATTGGGCTTATAACGATGGCTTTTGGTGATGCACAAGAGTCTCTGATACTTTCTCTAATACGCTTCTGCTGTGATAATGTTGGCATCTGGGAAGCTATTGGAAAGAGAGAAGGAATTCAGTTATTGATGTCATTCTTGGGTCTGTCGAGTGAACAGCATCAAGAGTATGCAGTTAAATTTCTAAGAATCCTGACCGATCAAGTTGATGACAGCAAATGGGCAATCACTGCAGCTGGTGGCATTCCACCTCTTGTCCAATTGTTAGAAATGGGATCTCAGAAGGCTAGGGAAGATGCAGCATATATATTATGGAATTTGTGCTGTCATAGTGAGGACATTCTTAATTGTGTTGAAAGTGCTGATGCCATACCAGCGTTTCTGTGGCTTCTAAAAAATGGTGGATCTGAGGGACAGAAAGCCTCTGCTAAGGTCCTGACAAAGCTTATTCGAGTTCCTGATTCATCAATCATCAACCAATTACTGGTTTTACTCTTGGGTGACTCGCCAAGCTCAAAGGCCCACGTAATTAAGGTTTTGGGTCATGTGCTTGCCATGGCTTCACACAGTGACCTTGTGCAAATTGGTGCTGCTGCTAATAAGGGGCTGAGATCACTAGTGCAGGCTCTCAATTCCTCAAATGAGAAAACCCAAGAACATGCAGCATCTGTTCTGGCTGACTTGTTCACTACCCGCCATGATATTTGTGACAATTTTGCAACAGATGAAGTAATAGACCGTTGCATGAAGCTTTTGACTAGTAAGACTCATGGTATTGCAACACAGTCAGCTCGTGCCTTGGGTGCTTTGTCTCGCCCCACAAAGACTAATTCTTCAAAACAAAAGTCTTATATTGCAGAAGGGGATGTCAAACCTTTGATTAAAATGGCAAAAACATTGTCAATTGATTCTGCAGAGACTGCAGTAGCTGCATTGGCCAATTTGTTGTCAGACACCCAGATAGCAGCTGAGGCACTGGCAGAAGATGTTGTTTCAGCTTTGACAAGAGTTTTAGGAGAAGGATCACCAGATGGGAAGAAAAATGCATCACGTGCCCTTCATCAATTGTTAAAACACTTTCCATTAGGTGATGTACTAACTAGTAGCGCTCAGTGTCGGTTTGCGGTTCTTGCAGTTCTTGATGCTTTGAATGAAATGGATATGGATGGGAATGATGTAAATGATGCTTTAGATCTTGTTTCACTATTGGCAAGGACAAAGCAAGGTATGAACTTCAGTTATCCACTGTGGTCTGCCCTTCCTGACATTCCTGCAGCTTTGGAGGCACTGGTAAAGTGCCTGTCTATGGGACCACCCCAGGTGCAAGACAAAGTGATAGAAATTCTCTCAAGGCTTTGCAGGGATCAACCAACAGTGCTAAGTGATTCCTTGATGACACAGTTAGAATCTATCAGTGCATTGGCAAACAGAATAATGAACTCAACTAGTCTTGAAGTCAAAGTCGGGGGAGCAGCCTTACTCATTTGTGCAGCCAAGGAGCACAGAGTTCAGTTAATGGATATACTTGATGCATATGGATACTTGAAAGCTCTTATATATTCTCTAGTAGATTTGATGAAACAAAATTCCAGTTGCAGTTCTCTAGAAATCGAAGTTAGAACACCCCGAGGTTTCAGTGAAAGAACTGCTTTCAGAGAAGTAAACGAATTTGAGATTCCTGATCCAGCAACTGTCTTAGGAGGCACTATTGCTCTGTGGTTGCTAGCAATAATATCTTCATTTCATGTGAAGAACAAATTAACAGTTTTTGAGGCTGGGGGACTTGATGTCCTTTCTGAGAAGCTTGCAGTTTATATTAGTAATTCACAG GCAGAATTCCAGGATACAGAGGGCATATGGATTAGTTCCTTGCTTGTGGCAATCTTGTTCCAGGATGCCAATGTTGTATTATCCCCAGCAGCCATGCATCTCATCCCCTCGCTTACACTTTTACTGAAGTCTGAGGAAGTTATCGACAGATTCTTTGCTGCCCAGGCAATGGCTAGTCTTGTTTCCCATGGAAACAAGGGATTAAATCTTGCAGTTGCAAACTCTGGTGCAGTTGCTGGGTTAATAACCCTAGTTGGTCATATAGAATCTGATATCCCAAATCTTGTTGCATTATCAGATGAATTTTCTCTTGTCAGAAATCCTGATGAAGTTGTTCTTGAACTCCTTTTCGAGATTGAAGATGTAAGAATTGGTTCTACTGCACGTAAGAATATTCCTCTACTTGTAGATCTTTTGAGACCGATGCCAGATAGGCCTGGTGCACCTCCAGTGGCTGTTCAGCTCCTGACTCGAATTGCTGATGGAAATGATGCAAACAAGTTAATTATGGCAGAAGCTGGAGCATTGGATGCCCTGAGTAGATACCTGTCTTTGAGTCCTCAGGACCTAACTGAGGCTACAATATCTGAATTGTTGAGAATACTCTTCAGCAACCCCGATCTTCTTCAATATGAAGCAACTATTAGTTGCACACACCAACTTGTTGCTGTTCTTCATTTAGGTTCAAGAAGTGCAAGACTGAGTGCTGCTAGGGCTCTAGATGAACTTTTTGATGCTGAACATATCAGAAATTCTGAAACAGCTTCACAAGCATTTCAGCCTTTGTTGGATATGCTTGGTTCTGCATCTGGGAGTGAGCAACAAGCAGCTTTTAGTGCTTTGATTAAGTTGACTTGGGGAAATAATTCAAAAGCAGTTTTAAGTGCCGAAACTGAAGAAAATCCTCTTGACAATCTACACAAAATTCTtgtttcctcttcttctttggAATTGAAGAGTAATGCTGCAGAACTCTGCTTTGTGTTTTTTTCTAATGCAAAATTCAGAGAAATGCAAATAGCAGCTGAATTCTTAAAGCCACTTTTGTCATTGATAGAGTCAGGAACAGATTCAGCTATGGAAGCTGGTATTTGTGCTTTTGAAAAATTGTTGGATGACGAACAACTAGTGGAGCTTGTATCTGCTTATGATGTTGTTGATCTTCTCGTTCACTTGATTTCTGGATCAAACCATCGGCTGATTGAAGCGAGCATTTGTACTCTCATCAAGTTGGGGAAAGACCGAACTCCTCGCAAGTTGGATATGGTCAAAGCTGGCATCATTGATAGTTGTCTTGCGCTACTCCCTACTGCACCTAGTACCCTGTGCTCAACAATAGCAGAACTTTTCCGTATACTGACAAATAGTAGTGCAATTTCAAAAAGCTCAGCTGCCGCAAAAATTGTAGAACCTCTGTTCTTGTTGTTGCTTCGGGCAGACTTCAACCTTTGGGGACAACACAGTGCGCTGCAAGCACTGGTTAATATATTAGAGAAGCCGCAAAGCCTTGCAACCTTAAAACTTACCCCCAGCCAAATCATCGAGCCTCTGATTACATTTCTGGAATCCCCATCTCAAGCTATCCAGCAGCTTGGGACAGAATTGCTCTCCCATCTGCTTGAACAAGAGCATTTTAAGCAAGATATAACAACAAAAAATGCTATTGTGCCCCTTGTACAACTTGCAGGGATCGGAATATTAAGCTTGCAGCAAACTGCAATAAAGGCCTTGGAAAGTATCTCTTTAAGCTGGCCAGAGGCTGTTGCTGATGCTGGTGGTATTTTTGAGCTTGCGAGGGTTATTATTCAAGATGAACCCGAACCATCTGACACATTACTGGAATCAGCAGCTCTGGTTCTCTCTAATGTTCTGCGCTCTAATCCAGACTATTACTTCAAAGTTCCACTGGTGGTTCTTGTGAAAATGTTGCACTCGGTACAAGAGGGCACAGTTAAACTTGCTCTTGATGCACTGATTGTTCAAGAAAAGACTGATGCTGCAAGTGCTGAACTGATGGTCGAAGCTGGTGCTGTAGATCCTCTACTAGATCTGTTAAGATCTCATCAATGTGAAGAAGCCTCAGGAAAACTGATTGAAGCTTTATTTAATAATGCACGAGTACGAGAGATGAAGGTATCTAAATACGCTATAGCACCCCTAGCACAGTATTTACTGGATCCACAAACTCGGTCACAGTCTGGTAGGCTTCTTGCAGCTCTTGCTCTTGGTGATCTCTCCCAGCATGAAGGACTTGCCAGAGCCAGTAGTTCTGTATCAGCCTGTCAAGCACTAATAAGCTTGCTTGAGGATCAACCAACAGAAGAGATGATTATGGTGGCGATTTGTGCATTACAAAACTTTGTCATGCATAGTCGTACCAATAGAAGAGCTGTTGCTGAAGCAGGAGGTATATTGGTAATTCAGGAAATGCTATTGTCTGCAAATTCAGACATTGCAGTGCAGGCAGCTCTGCTGATCaagtttttattttcaaatcataCACTCCAGGAATATGTATCAAATGACCTTATTAGGTCATTGACAG CTGCATTGGAGAAAGAACTGTGGGCTAGTGCAAGTACTAATGAAGAGGTTTTAAGGACCATGCATGTCATATTCACCAACTTCCCAAAGCTCCATATTTCTGAAGCAGCTACACTTAGTATTCCTCATTTGGTAGCAGCATTAAAATCTGATAATGAGGCTGCACAAGATTCTGCTCTAAACACCTTGTGTTTGCTGAAACATTCCTGGTCAACCATGCCAATAGATGTCTCAAAATCCCAAGCAATCATTGCTGCAGAAGCGATACCAATCCTGCAAAGTCTCATGAAAACTTGCCCGCCAAGTTTCCATGATAGAGCTGATAGCCTGTTGCATAGATTGCCAGGTTGTTTAACTGTTACTATTAACCGTGCAAAAAACCTAAAGCAAGTCATGGGAGGTACAAATGCCTTTTGTCGATTAACCATTGGTAATGGTCCTGCAAGGCAAACAAAG GTTGTGAGCCACAACATGTGTCCAGAATGGAAAGAAAGTTTTACCTGGGCCTTTGATATACCACCGAAGGGCCAGAAGTTGCACATAATATGCAAAAGCAAAagtgcatttggaaag ACAACTCTAGGGAGGGTGACAATCCAAATTGACAAAGTTGTGAGTGAAGGGACATACAGTGGTGAATTCAGCCTGAGACATGATAGCAACAAAGATGGCTCCTCGCGaacaattgaaattgagattaCTTGGTCGAATAGGTTATCAGATGAAACTGTGTGA